In Paenibacillus ihbetae, the following are encoded in one genomic region:
- a CDS encoding acetylornithine transaminase, with the protein MGKDAQGSGSAAANAAAEGKGSSLFQTYARYPLSLVKGEGSWLWDDQGNKYLDFMAGLAVTNLGHAPVKVKEKLKAQLDELWHVSNLFHIPGQEKAAALLTANTCADAVFFCNSGAEANEAAIKLARRYHQKVKGTGRYEIITFTQSFHGRTLATLTATGQDKVKEGFLPLPAGFLSVPLHDLPALEAAINDNTAAIMIEMVQAEGGVHPVEPEFLQAVTELCKQHGLLLIVDEVQTGMGRTGKLFAHEHYGIEPDIFTVAKGLGSGFPVGAMLGKGYLRDAFTAGSHGSTFGGTPLASAVVAATIETMLEDNVPQRAAEAGEYLTAQLQEKLAGNPFVKSIRGKGLLIGIECAEPVGELVLEGQRRGLLFVTAGPSVIRLLPNLLVTREEIDQAVSILINIIHAHTAVNQA; encoded by the coding sequence ATGGGGAAAGATGCACAAGGAAGCGGAAGCGCAGCGGCTAATGCGGCAGCGGAAGGCAAGGGGAGCTCATTGTTTCAGACTTATGCGAGATACCCGCTTAGCCTCGTCAAGGGGGAAGGCAGCTGGTTGTGGGACGACCAAGGCAATAAATATTTGGACTTTATGGCCGGGCTGGCGGTAACCAATCTCGGGCATGCCCCGGTTAAGGTCAAGGAGAAGCTGAAGGCCCAGCTGGATGAGCTGTGGCATGTCTCGAATCTGTTTCATATTCCGGGACAGGAAAAAGCAGCAGCGCTGCTGACCGCAAACACCTGCGCGGATGCCGTCTTCTTCTGCAACAGCGGAGCGGAGGCGAACGAAGCCGCGATCAAGCTGGCTCGCCGCTATCACCAGAAGGTGAAGGGCACCGGCCGTTATGAGATCATTACCTTTACGCAGTCTTTCCACGGCCGGACGCTGGCCACGCTGACCGCTACGGGACAAGACAAGGTGAAGGAAGGCTTCCTTCCGCTCCCTGCCGGCTTCCTGAGCGTTCCGCTGCATGACCTGCCGGCGCTGGAAGCGGCGATTAACGACAACACCGCGGCCATCATGATCGAGATGGTGCAGGCCGAAGGCGGCGTGCATCCGGTCGAGCCGGAATTCCTCCAGGCTGTTACGGAGCTGTGCAAGCAGCATGGGCTGCTGCTCATCGTTGACGAGGTGCAGACCGGCATGGGCCGGACCGGCAAGCTGTTCGCGCATGAGCATTACGGCATCGAGCCCGATATTTTCACGGTAGCCAAAGGGCTTGGCTCCGGCTTCCCGGTCGGCGCGATGCTCGGAAAGGGCTACTTGCGCGATGCCTTTACGGCAGGCAGCCATGGATCGACCTTCGGCGGAACGCCGCTGGCAAGCGCGGTGGTAGCCGCTACGATCGAGACGATGCTGGAGGACAACGTGCCTCAACGCGCAGCGGAAGCGGGCGAATATTTGACGGCTCAGCTGCAAGAGAAGCTTGCGGGAAATCCTTTTGTGAAAAGCATTAGAGGTAAAGGCCTTCTGATCGGCATCGAATGCGCGGAGCCGGTCGGCGAGCTGGTGCTGGAAGGACAGCGCCGCGGACTGCTGTTCGTGACCGCAGGTCCGAGTGTGATCCGCCTCCTTCCGAATTTGCTTGTCACACGGGAGGAAATCGATCAGGCGGTGTCGATCCTTATCAATATCATTCATGCCCATACGGCGGTTAACCAAGCATAG